Below is a genomic region from Burkholderia pyrrocinia.
CGCGTAATCGACACCGATGCCTACCGCCAGCACCATCACCGGCAACGTCGCGACCGTCAGCCCGATCTGCAACTCCTTCATGAACCAGTAGCCGATGAAGGTCGCGACCGACAGCGGCACGCAGCACGCGAGCATCGCGCGCCAGTCGCGGTAGGCGAGGAACACGAGCACCAGGATCGCCGCATACACGTAGAGCATCATCGGCAGCTCGCTCTTCTCGACTTCGTCGTTGGTCGCGGCGAGCACGCCCGCGTTGCCCGCGGCCAGCCGCACCGTGATGCCCGGGAACGGATGCGACGCGCGGTATTGCTTCACGTCGTCGAGGATGCGGTTGATCATCGTCGCCTTGTGATCGGTCAGGAACAGATGTACGGCCGTCATCCCGCAGTCGCGGCTCATGAAGCCCTTCAAGCGCGACACGTCGACCGACACCGCGCCGTAGTTCTCGGCAGCGATCGGCACAACGTTCATCTTCGGGAAATCCTCGTTGTAGCCCTGGTTGTACGCGCGCAGCATCGCCGAGTACGATTGCACCGACACGACGCCCGGCTCGGTCTTCATCGCGGCCGAAAAGTCGTCCTCGTACAGGCCGACCGCCGGGTTGTCGCAGGCCTTGCCGTTCGACTCGATCGCAACGGTGAGCCAGTCGAGGCCCATGTCGTAGTTGCCGGCAATCGACGTCGCGTCGCGGTTGAATCGCGCGTCCGCACGCAGTTCCGGCGCGCCCGGCTGCAGCGTGCCGATCACGCGATCGCGGCTTTGCCACGCGGCGAGCGCGAAGATCGCCACCGTCAGCGCGACGGTGATGCCCGCGTACTTCGGCTCCGCCACGCGGGCGAGCACGCGCAGCGGCTTCGCACGCTGCTGCGCGCGCTTCAGCGAATTGTCCGCATAGGTTTTCGTGAAGTTGAAGCACGATGCCGCGACGGGCAGCAGGATCAGGTTCGTCACGATCTTGTACGCGACGCCGAGCGACGCGGTAATCGCCAGCTCGCGCACCATCGGGATCGGGATCAGCAGCAGCGTGATGAACGACACGAACGCGGTGATCAGCGCGAGCACGCCGGGGATCAAGAGGCCGCTGAAGCTGTGGCGCGCCGCATCGAACGAACTCTGCCCGTGCGCGATCTCGCGGACGATGAAGTTCACCTGCTGCACGCCATGCGACACGCCGATCGCGAACACGAGGAACGGCACGAGCACCGCGAGCGGATCGAGGCCGAAGCCGAGCAGCTTCAACGTGCCGAACTGCCACACGAGCGACGTGAGCGAGCACGCGACCAGCAGCACCGTGAAGCGCACCGAATGGCAGTACCAGTACACCGCGAGCGTGGTCAGCAGCAGCGCGACCGCGCAGAAGCCGAGCACGGCCGTCGCGCCGTCGGCGATATCGCCGATCTGCTTCGCGAAACCGATGATCTGGATCTCGTAGCCGGCATCCTCGAACGGCTTGCGGATCTTGTCTTCGAGCAGGTGATTGAACGCCACGTAGTCGAGCACCTTGCCGGCGCTGTCACGCTCGTTCAGCTCGGCCGTGATCATCGCGCTGTCCTCGCCGTGCGACACGAGCGTGCCGACGTAGCCGCCGAGCGT
It encodes:
- a CDS encoding efflux RND transporter permease subunit; the protein is MLNRLVSRLERLFFGHRAIVLAAIALFTVAMAVFAVQLRMDAGFEKQMPIGHEYIRTFQQYRNDLLGANRITVVVRAKHGSIWSKQGLTRLYDVTQAVTYLPNVDRIGVRSLWTPNAFVNEVTDEGFRAEPIIPGTVTPDQLTSDIVARVRRATTLGGYVGTLVSHGEDSAMITAELNERDSAGKVLDYVAFNHLLEDKIRKPFEDAGYEIQIIGFAKQIGDIADGATAVLGFCAVALLLTTLAVYWYCHSVRFTVLLVACSLTSLVWQFGTLKLLGFGLDPLAVLVPFLVFAIGVSHGVQQVNFIVREIAHGQSSFDAARHSFSGLLIPGVLALITAFVSFITLLLIPIPMVRELAITASLGVAYKIVTNLILLPVAASCFNFTKTYADNSLKRAQQRAKPLRVLARVAEPKYAGITVALTVAIFALAAWQSRDRVIGTLQPGAPELRADARFNRDATSIAGNYDMGLDWLTVAIESNGKACDNPAVGLYEDDFSAAMKTEPGVVSVQSYSAMLRAYNQGYNEDFPKMNVVPIAAENYGAVSVDVSRLKGFMSRDCGMTAVHLFLTDHKATMINRILDDVKQYRASHPFPGITVRLAAGNAGVLAATNDEVEKSELPMMLYVYAAILVLVFLAYRDWRAMLACCVPLSVATFIGYWFMKELQIGLTVATLPVMVLAVGIGVDYAFYIYNRLQVHLAGGQDIVKAVQHAMLEVGVATIFTAITLAIGVATWSFSALKFQADMGKLLAFMFIVNLVMAMTALPALASLLERWFPRRKPARAPGLFSH